The genomic DNA CAAAACGGGGTTCTGGATACAGCCAAAGAACTGGGGATTACGGTGATTGCTTATTCCCCGTTGCAACTGGGGTTGCTCAGCGGCAAATATCACCGGCGGCCGGAAACGGTGGCGGCCTTGCCGTATATGCGGCGCCGAGTCATCCGCCCGCTGGTGGAGCGTTCCCGGCGGCTGTTGCATGAACTGGAAGAGATAGCGGCGGGACACAACGTCACCCCGGCTCAGGCGGCGCTGAACTGGCTGATTAACGCTCACGGGGAGACCGTGGTGGCTATCCCCGGCGCCACTTCGGCGGATCAGGCAACCCGGAACGCCGAAGCCATGAAATTTCAATTGTCCGCCGCTGAGATGGCACATCTGGACCGGGTTTCGCGGGCTGCCGCTGTTATTGCGGAATAGGGGCCGGCTCAACGGGAAATCAGGTCGTCGTCCTGAGTCGCCCTCCGCAGCGGTAATATTTATTTTTGTCTGGTACCGGAAAAGGCCCGGAATGGGACATTTGACTATTGCATTATCTCGCAGAATATGCTATTATATGTTCTGATTTTAGGCACCAGGTGAAAGTAGTACCCGAGCTGAATTGTTTCTTATACTGACGAATCCCCGCCACCCCCGATTCAATCGTAAAAATGGATTCGCTTCCTTCGTTTATCGGACAGAATACGACCCGGCTTACCAATAACACCTTGAGGGTAAGGCAGACTGCCAACTGATCACTGACCACTGATCACTGTAAACTGATAACTGCCAACTGCAAACTGATTACTGACTACTGACTACTGACTACTGACTACTATCAACTGACTGCAGTATATTTTTCATATCCTGCGCATTCCGGGGCGCGTAAGCCTGCCAGTGATTATTAAAAAAGGCGTACACGGTATGACCCTGAGCGGCGGTTCTAACCTGTTCCGTCAGCAGTTCAATCTCCGGTTCTGAATAGAGATAACGGTATCGGGTTTCATTGTTGCCGGTCCACCAGTCGGCGGCGTTGCGGCCGTGAAACCGGAAATATGCCAGGCCGGAGGTCAGCGGCAGGTTGCGGGCGATGGAAGAGCTGAACTGCGGTTCATCAATGTTGACCCAGGCGGCACCGGCTTCTGACAGCATCCCCGCCATAGCCGCATCATCACTCCAGCTGCGATGCCGCAGCTCTATTGCCAGCGGATAGTCGCTGAAGGTGTGCAGTACCGCCTGCAGTAGTTGTTGCCCCTGAGGAGTGTTTTCAAAGCCGGCCGGGAACTGTGCCAGCACCGCGCCCAGTTTGCCGGCCTGGTGCAGCGGCCGGATGCCGCGGGTGAACTGTTCCACATCATCCCGGCAGATGACGGCTGTCTCGCCGGTGGCCTTTTCAAACATCCCGGGATGGGTGAATTTCTGCCACAGCTTGGCGGTGAACTTGAAATCATCCGGAGTTTTACGCACCCAGCTTTCGGCATACGCCGGGTTGACCGGGGCGTAGAAGGAACTGTTAATCTCCACGCAGTTAAAGGCCTGAGCATAAAAACCCAGTTCGTTACGGGTGCCCGGCGGGTAAAAATATCCGTTCCAGGTGCCCTCGCCGCGCGGGTAGCTCCAGCCGGAAGTGCCGATGTAAATATCGCCGGTCATCACCCTGATATTATAATCCCTTCTTGAGTTAAGGGTGCAGCTAAAAATATGCCGCAAAACCTATTGACAATACCCCGGCGTAAGTATAACATATGTAATATATAACAAATGTTATAAGAGGTGCGGTATGGAAGCACTTTCAGACAAACAACAAAAAGTTTTGGACTATCTCGGGCGGTTTATTGACCGCCACGGCTACGCCCCCTCCATGCGGGACATCGCCGGCGGCTGCGGTCTTAAAGCAGCGCCGGTGGCTCAGTATTACCTGGATGTTCTGGAAAAGAAAGGTTATATCAGCCGGATGAAGGGGGTTTCCCGCAGTATCACTTTTCCGCTTAAGGCAGCCGGTTCTTTGAAGCTGGTGCCGCTGCTGGGTACTATCGCTGCCGGTACGCCCATCGCTCTGCCGGAAAATGATACCTGGAGTCTGTCGCCTGAAGAAATGCTGGAGGTCTCTGATGACATCCTGCGCGGGCGCACCAATGTGTTTGCGCTGAAAGTCCGGGGCACTTCCATGATTGATGCCCTGGTGGATGACGGTGATACGGTGCTGCTGACTCAGGCCAATACCGCCGAGGACGGGGCCATGGTGGCGGTGTGGCTGCAGGACCGCAATGAGGTAACCCTGAAAAAGATTTACCGTGAAGCCGGTCGGATTCGCCTCCAGCCGGCCAACCGCTATATGGATCCCATTTTCTGTGACCCCGGCAACGTTGAAATTCAGGGCCGGGTCATCGGCATCATCCGCAAGCTGGACTAAGCAGTCTTTTTGAAGAGCAGACCATGAAATTGTGTTGCCTCCTTTTGCCTAATTTTCCGTTCCGTTGTGAAACGCTGCGGCAGCCGGAGCTTGCCGGCCGTCCGGCGGTGGTTACCTATTCCGTCGGTTCGCAGAAATTAGTGCTGGACCACTCACCGGGCCTTAAAGGCGTGGAGCGGGCGATGCCGCTACAGCAGGCGCTGTCCCGACAGCGTGAACTGGCTATCGTTCAGGCCGATATGGCCCATTACCGGGGCATATTTGACATCGTTCTTGATCGTCTGGAGCAGGTCAGTCCGCTGGTGGAAGGTAGTGTCCTGGGCGATATTTATATCGGCTGCGGTGGGATGGAGCGGCTTTACCCGGATGACCGGGCGCTGGTGCAGGTGGCCCGGCAGACTGTTCCGGCTGATTTTGAAGTTCGTTGCGGTATCGCCGACGGCAAGTTCCTGTCCCGGCTCATGGCCCTGAACAACAGTTCCGACGGCTTTGAGAAGGCTGCCGGAGATATTGCCGGATTATTAAAAGACATGAGCTGTGATTTATTGCCGGTGTCGCTTAAAAGCAAAAGCCGGCTGCATGATTTTGGTCTGCATACCCTGGGACAGCTGACCGCGCTGTCGCGGCCGCAGCTGGAGGCTCAGTTCGGGCCGGAAGGCGGGCTCATCTGGAAACTGGCCCGCGGCCGGGATAATACGCCGCTTTATCCCCGGCTGTCCGAGGAGACTATTGAAGAAAGCACCAGCCTGCCGTCACCGGTGACTTCGCTGGAAGTCCTGTTGCTGGCCGTGGAATCATTGTTAATCCGAGCCTTTGGCCGGTTCGGGACGCGGGGCTGCGGCGTGCGCTGTATTGAATTGTGGAGCCGCACCAGCGCTGCGGAGTACTGGCAGAAGACAGTGCATTTCAAGGAACCGGCAATGACGGTCGCCGCGGCTCTCCGCCGCGTTAAACAGGTGATAGAGAATTGTCCCCAGCCCGGACCGGTGGAGGAACTGGGCATGAAGGTTGTCCGGCTGGGGCGGCCCGGCGGACAGCAGAGCAGTATCTTCACCGAAGTCAGGTCGTCCGATAAACTGGAAAGCGATATTCAGCAACTGGAACTCAAGATGGGCGCGCCGCAACTGTTTAAGGTAAAGGAGGTGGAGCCGTGGTCCCGGATACCGGAAAGACGCTACACGCTGACACCCTTAAGCCGGTAAACCTGCCGGAGCCGGTTATGGTGCGCGAAGACGCCTCACAGCCGGCGGCCGTAAACCTGAACCGGCGCTGGTTGCCGGTGGAGCGGGTGGCGGAAAGCTGGCGGGTGGATGATGAATGGTGGCGTCCCCGGCCGCTGGCCCGGCTTTATTACGCCGTTATCCTCTCCAGCGGACGGCGGCTGACGGTCTTCAAAGACCTGACGGACGGCCGCTGGTATCACCAGAGCTACTAAAAAAAGAAGCTGAAAGCTGGCGGCTGAAATGGCTTACGCTGAACTACACTGTCACAGTTACTATTCCTTCCATGACGGCGCTTCCTCGCTGGAAGAACTGATTGTCCGTTCCAGAGAACTGGGTTATACCGCGCTGGCCGTTACCGACCACGACAACCTGTGCGGGGCCATGCGCTTCTCCCATCTTACGCAGTCAATGGGTCTGCCGGGCATCATCGGTGCCGAGGTGACGCTGGAAGGCGGGTTTCATCTTACTTTGCTGGCGGAAAATCAGGAGGGCTACCGCAATTTAAGCCGCCTGATTACCATCGGGCATGAGACCGGGGAGCGCCATCTGCCCCGGATACCGGAAGCGCGGCTGGCCGATCACGCCGCCGGTCTTATCGTGTTGTCCGGCTGCCCTCAGGGCCGGTTGTCTTTACTGGCGGCGGAAGGGCGTCTTGATGAGGCCCGTATGCTTATCCGCCGGTATCTTGAGTGGTTCGGCAGCGGCAACTATTTTATTGAACTGCAGCATAATCTGGTCTATGGTGACGATGAACGTAACCGCCGGCTGGTCCGGCTGGCCGGCGAAACAGGCGTGCCGGTGGTCGCTGCCGGTAATGCGCATTATCATGTCCGGGAGCGGCACCGGCTGCAGGATTGTCTGGTGGCCGTCAAGGCCTGTAAAAGTCTGGAAGCCAGCCATTTAGAGCGGCGGCCAAACTCGGAATTTTACCTGCGTGCGGTGCCGGAAATAGAGGCCCTTTTCCGCGGCTGCCCGGAGGCCGTGGCTAATACGGTCGGCATCGCCGCTCGCTGTACCTTTAATCTGGCGGCTCAGGTCGGCTATGCCTTGCCGGATTACCCGGCGCCTGAAGGTTATACGCCGGAAAGTTATCTGGAGCAGCTGTGTCTGGAGGCCGCCGTCAGGCGTTACGGCAGCGTTACCCCGGCCGTCAGGTTGCGGCTGGATGAAGAGTTCCGGCTGGTGCGTAAGCACAATCTGGCTGGCTTTCTGTTGCTGTACCATGACGTTATCAAACTGGGGCGGGAGGTCATGATAGATCAGGGGCTGACCACCCCGGAGGTGCCTCTGGAAGAAAATCCGCCGGGCCGGGGTCGCGGCTCATCGGTATCGCTGCTGATCGGTTACCTCATCGGCCTGTCGCATATAGATCCGTTGCAGTACAAGCTGTCGCTGGAGCGGTTTTTGCCGGAAGACGCCCTGGGTTGCGTGCCGGATATTGATCTGGATTTTCCCCGGCGGATTCGTGAGGAACTTATACTGCGTACCCACCGGAAATGGGGCTGGCGCTACGCTGCCCTGACCGGTACCATCGCCACCTATCAGATAAAGGGGGCGGTGCGGGGTCTGGGCAAGGCGCTTAGTTTGCCCCCGGAAGAAGTGGACCAACTGGCGAAATATGTTGAATGGGGCAGTGCCAAAAAACTGGAGAAGCGGATGCAGCAGGAACCACGCTTTCGTGCCAGGGTTACGGCACCCGTCTGGCGGGACCTGATAACGCTGGCTGCGGAGCTTGACGGTTTCCCCAAGTATCTGGGACAGCACCCCGGCGGCATGATTATTTCCTCGGTGCCGCTGACTGATATCGTACCGGTGCAGCGGGGTGCCATGGCCGGACGCTATGTCTGCCAGTGGGATAAGGACAGCATTGACGATGCCGGCTGTGTCAAGATTGATTTTCTGGCTCTGGGGGCCTTGTCCCAGATGCAGGATGCCGTGGAGTTGGTCAGGCAACGCACCGGCCGGTTCATAGATATGTCCCGGATAGATTTTGATGACCCGGCGGTTTATGACATGCTCGGCCGCGGCGATACCATCGGTATCTTTCAGGTGGAGTCGGCCGCCCAGATGCAGACCATTACCCGGCTGAAGCCCCGCAATCTGCTGGACATGGCCCACGAAGTGGCGGCCGTGCGTCCTGGTGTCGGCGCCAACGGCGGTGTCCAGGAATACCTGGCCCGGCGGCTGGGCCGGAGGCCGGTGGCCTTTGACCATCCGCTGGAAAAGCGGGCCTTGGAGCGTACTTTGGGCGTGGTGTTGTTTCAGGATCAGGTCAACCAACTGGCTATTGACGTTGCCGGGCTGTCGCCGAGCCTGGCTGATCAGCTCCGGCGCGCTTTCAGCCGTCGCCATAATGAGGCGATGCTGGAACACTTTCACGGTCTGTTTATGGCCGGTGCCGCCGGTCGCGGCGTGCCTGAGGACGCCGCCGAAATCATCTGGCGCAAGTTTAACGGCCAGTACATGTTCCCGGAGTCGCATGCCTTTGCCTTTGGTGTAACCGCCTATCAGGCGTCATGGCTTAAACTGTATTACCCGCTGGAGTTTTTTACCGCTATTTTCAATCAGCAGCCGATGGGTTTTTACAATCTGGAAACGCTGAAAGAGGATGCCAAACGCCACGGCATTACCGTGCTGGGGCCGGATATTAACCGCAGTTTAAGTGAATGTACCGTTGAGAACAGTGCGTTGCGTCTGGGTTTGCGACAGGTGACCGGATTGGGCGAGGCCGCGGCGACGGCAATTGTCGGCAGCCGGAATAAGGCCGGGGATTACAAGAGTATCGGGGATTTTCTGGAACGCAGCGGTGTTTTGGAAGATGTGGCGCTGTCCCTGACCGGTGCCGGAGCCTTTGACGGCCTGGAGGCTAACCGCCGGCAGGTGAAATGGGAAATCGGCCTGCGGTACCGCCCGGTTAACTCTCAGTTATTCTTGCCGCTGCCGGTAGCCCAGGATATGGCGGCCCTGGCCGCGCCCGGGGTATGGGAACGTATGGAGGAGGAATACTGCACGCTGGGACTGTACCCGGCCGGTCACATCATGGCCGGTATGAGGCCGCGGTTGTCACCCGGTATCAGCTCCAGCCGCGACATCGCCGCCATGCGTGACGGTACCGAGCTTACTACCGCCGGCATGGTCATCCGCCGGCAGCGGCCGCATCGCAAGGTGGTGTTTATTACCCTGGAAGATGAATTCGGGCATATTCCGTTGATGATTTTCCCCGGGATATATGAGCGTAATGAACATCGGTTTAAATCCCCCTTTATCGTGGTCAGGGGGCGGTTGTCACGGCGTGACGGGACTCATAATCTGGTGGTGGAACAGGTAAAGACATTTACCGCGCTGGCAAAGGCGCCGGCGTCAAAGGATTGGGGCTAAACTTGTACCGTTAAAGGAAAATAGGGTAAGCTGAAAAAGCAAAAGTACTAATACCAGTGGTGCTATTGGAGGTGACACATGGTGAAATATCTCGGACGTTTGATGCTGGTTTTATGGTTCGCCGTGATGTCTGTCGGAATTGCCCCGGTGAGTCCGATCGCCGCCGCTGACGGCGAAACGATCACCGGCTATGAAAACGTCACCATCTGGGTTTATCCGGAGTACGATGACCCGCGCCTGCTGGTGATGATGGAAGGGGATATTACGGGCGCTGATGCCCCGGCTGAAGTCCGGTTCCTGGTGCCGGCGACCGCGCAGATGTATTCTGCCGGTTCCATTGATAGTCAGGGGGTTTATTCCGGAGGTCCGCCGAACCGGGAGGCCTCAGAGATTTCCGGATGGGATGAAATCAGTTACGAGCTAACCTCCCAATCCTTCCGTGTTGAATACTATGCGCCGTTAATCAACG from Dehalogenimonas sp. W includes the following:
- a CDS encoding DNA polymerase III subunit alpha → MAYAELHCHSYYSFHDGASSLEELIVRSRELGYTALAVTDHDNLCGAMRFSHLTQSMGLPGIIGAEVTLEGGFHLTLLAENQEGYRNLSRLITIGHETGERHLPRIPEARLADHAAGLIVLSGCPQGRLSLLAAEGRLDEARMLIRRYLEWFGSGNYFIELQHNLVYGDDERNRRLVRLAGETGVPVVAAGNAHYHVRERHRLQDCLVAVKACKSLEASHLERRPNSEFYLRAVPEIEALFRGCPEAVANTVGIAARCTFNLAAQVGYALPDYPAPEGYTPESYLEQLCLEAAVRRYGSVTPAVRLRLDEEFRLVRKHNLAGFLLLYHDVIKLGREVMIDQGLTTPEVPLEENPPGRGRGSSVSLLIGYLIGLSHIDPLQYKLSLERFLPEDALGCVPDIDLDFPRRIREELILRTHRKWGWRYAALTGTIATYQIKGAVRGLGKALSLPPEEVDQLAKYVEWGSAKKLEKRMQQEPRFRARVTAPVWRDLITLAAELDGFPKYLGQHPGGMIISSVPLTDIVPVQRGAMAGRYVCQWDKDSIDDAGCVKIDFLALGALSQMQDAVELVRQRTGRFIDMSRIDFDDPAVYDMLGRGDTIGIFQVESAAQMQTITRLKPRNLLDMAHEVAAVRPGVGANGGVQEYLARRLGRRPVAFDHPLEKRALERTLGVVLFQDQVNQLAIDVAGLSPSLADQLRRAFSRRHNEAMLEHFHGLFMAGAAGRGVPEDAAEIIWRKFNGQYMFPESHAFAFGVTAYQASWLKLYYPLEFFTAIFNQQPMGFYNLETLKEDAKRHGITVLGPDINRSLSECTVENSALRLGLRQVTGLGEAAATAIVGSRNKAGDYKSIGDFLERSGVLEDVALSLTGAGAFDGLEANRRQVKWEIGLRYRPVNSQLFLPLPVAQDMAALAAPGVWERMEEEYCTLGLYPAGHIMAGMRPRLSPGISSSRDIAAMRDGTELTTAGMVIRRQRPHRKVVFITLEDEFGHIPLMIFPGIYERNEHRFKSPFIVVRGRLSRRDGTHNLVVEQVKTFTALAKAPASKDWG
- the lexA gene encoding transcriptional repressor LexA, with the protein product MEALSDKQQKVLDYLGRFIDRHGYAPSMRDIAGGCGLKAAPVAQYYLDVLEKKGYISRMKGVSRSITFPLKAAGSLKLVPLLGTIAAGTPIALPENDTWSLSPEEMLEVSDDILRGRTNVFALKVRGTSMIDALVDDGDTVLLTQANTAEDGAMVAVWLQDRNEVTLKKIYREAGRIRLQPANRYMDPIFCDPGNVEIQGRVIGIIRKLD
- a CDS encoding DUF72 domain-containing protein, whose protein sequence is MTGDIYIGTSGWSYPRGEGTWNGYFYPPGTRNELGFYAQAFNCVEINSSFYAPVNPAYAESWVRKTPDDFKFTAKLWQKFTHPGMFEKATGETAVICRDDVEQFTRGIRPLHQAGKLGAVLAQFPAGFENTPQGQQLLQAVLHTFSDYPLAIELRHRSWSDDAAMAGMLSEAGAAWVNIDEPQFSSSIARNLPLTSGLAYFRFHGRNAADWWTGNNETRYRYLYSEPEIELLTEQVRTAAQGHTVYAFFNNHWQAYAPRNAQDMKNILQSVDSSQ